The region CGGGCGGGGTGGCGACGTCGGCATCGCCGGCACGGTCAGCACCGTCAGCACTCGCGTCGGCACCGTCGGCATCGGCGTCGGCGCGGTCGGCACCATCGGCGCGGTCGGCACCATCGGCGAACCGCGAGTCGCTGTGCAGCAGATCCCGCCAGTACGCGGCGTCGTCTCCCGCCGACGGGTCGAAGCGCACCCCCGGGAGGCTCTCGAACGCCGCGCCGTACCGCTCGGCGAGCGTCGCCTCGAGCGCGCCCCATGGCGATCCGACGTTCAGCACCTCGCCTGGTTCGAGGTCCGCCACGGCCTCCAGGCGCGAGGCATCCGTGGCATCCGCCGCCCGGCCGATCTCAGCGCCGACCGCCTCGACGGCCGACGGCCAGTCGGCAGACGAGACGCCAGCTACCTGCAGCGGCAGGAACGTCTCGGTCCACTCCCACGTCGCCCGTCCGGGCATCCGCAGATGCTCGTACTGCGTCGTCGCGAGCCCGCCCTGGATCTCGAAGTACGAGCCTGTCGCGCCGCCCAGCCAGTGCTGCCAGTGCCTGCCGCCCGTCGTGTCACCCCACACGAACAGCTTGCGGCCGGCCAGACGCGGCGATGAGACGTGACCGAGTCCGGAGCCGTCGGGCTCGAGCGCCGCGATCCATGGGGTCTGCGAGTCGTCGAGCGCGTAGAACCAGTCGGCAGCCGCCTGCGCCTCGGCAGGGCGACTGACGTCGGGCGACGCGACGTCGACCTGCGCGAGCGTGCCGTCGTACTGCGTCTGATACGCGTGCGTCGCCGGGGCGAAGACCCGAGACCCGTCGGTCTGCGCGACAGCGATGTTCGTCCACCAGTACATGCCCGTCTCGTCGGCGTGAGGATTGCGCACCCTCACGTGCACGTGCAGGGCCGCCACGGTCGAATCGAGCGTCGCGTCCATCTGCACGATGAGTCCTCGTACGCGCTCGTACTCCCACATGCGCAGCACCGGCTCGCCGTCGGGCGCGGTGATCGCCGCAGCGTACAGCGGCGCGCAGGTCAGTGGCCAGTGCCCTCGCATGCCGATGTTCCACTCGACTCCGCCCGAGAACCACGCGTTGCGCAGCCCGAGGTTGGCCGGCTGGAAGACCTCGTTGCGGTACACGAGGTCCCGCCCTGTCGCCTTGTCGAGCAGACGAACGAGCCGGCCGCCGAGGTCGAGTGCGAACTCGGCCCTCATCAGGTCGTTCTCGAGCACGGCGAGCCGCATCGGCGCATCCGTCCGCTCGCGGGTGTACTGATCCTGCAGCAGATAGGGAAGGATGCTGGTGACCTGGCCGTACCGGATGTTCTCGGCGATGGCATCCGGAAGCCCGACGGTCGACGCCTCGTACGGAGCCTGCGGCATCGCCGCGACGGCCGGCAGGGGGTTGGGCGCGCCGACCGGCGCCGACGGGAGGGTGACCGAGGTGAGCGTCAGCGTGGCAGTCATGATGTCGCTCACGCTAGGGCATCCGGGGTCGGTCGTGCACGGTTTCGCGACCGACCGACCCCGCACCCTCACCGGGGGCCGCGGCGCGTCAGAGCGTGTGGGTGTCGATGACGAAGCGGTAGCGGACGTCGGCCGAGAGCACGCGCTCCCACGCCTCGTTGATGCCCTCGGCCGCTACCGTCTCCGTCTCGGGCATGATGCCGTGCTCGGCGCAGAACGCGAGCATCTCCTCGATCTCCGAGATGCTGCCCGTGGTCGACCCGGCCAGCGAACGGCGACGCGGGATCAGCGAGAACGCCGGCACGCGGAACGGCTCGGTCGGCGCGCCGACGTTCACCAGGGTTCCATCGACGTCGAGAAGCCGCAGGTAGGCGGCGATGTCGAGCTCGGCCGACACCGTGTTGAGG is a window of Microbacterium esteraromaticum DNA encoding:
- a CDS encoding DUF5107 domain-containing protein encodes the protein MTATLTLTSVTLPSAPVGAPNPLPAVAAMPQAPYEASTVGLPDAIAENIRYGQVTSILPYLLQDQYTRERTDAPMRLAVLENDLMRAEFALDLGGRLVRLLDKATGRDLVYRNEVFQPANLGLRNAWFSGGVEWNIGMRGHWPLTCAPLYAAAITAPDGEPVLRMWEYERVRGLIVQMDATLDSTVAALHVHVRVRNPHADETGMYWWTNIAVAQTDGSRVFAPATHAYQTQYDGTLAQVDVASPDVSRPAEAQAAADWFYALDDSQTPWIAALEPDGSGLGHVSSPRLAGRKLFVWGDTTGGRHWQHWLGGATGSYFEIQGGLATTQYEHLRMPGRATWEWTETFLPLQVAGVSSADWPSAVEAVGAEIGRAADATDASRLEAVADLEPGEVLNVGSPWGALEATLAERYGAAFESLPGVRFDPSAGDDAAYWRDLLHSDSRFADGADRADGADRADADADGADASADGADRAGDADVATPPASYVAGARWERLLAEAPASWLTHYHRAVMAHARGDLTGATAHYEASLRSHRSAWALRGLGLVEMASGDPDAGVAHLSDALTLAADLAPIALELGDALLAAGRAEEASRLVASLPAELRERGRFRVLAVRSALASGDRAEAGRMLEDEFDVPDIREGELSMSELWRQAFPDRPVPARYDFSMT